A DNA window from Niabella yanshanensis contains the following coding sequences:
- a CDS encoding RNA polymerase sigma factor has translation MNLTVEIALDEQVELCREGNKQAFYDVYHRYVKAMLNSSMRVLNNLADAEDTVQEAFIDAFNSLDKFTYKSSFEAWLRRIVINKSISLLRKKKIQWVDTEIGNINAGDDAELDEDDFSADIDRIRRAIAKLPENYRVIFNLFVIDGLKQEEIAALLNISHNNVRTIYHRARKKVIDTVNAIA, from the coding sequence TTGAACCTCACGGTAGAAATAGCATTAGACGAACAGGTAGAACTTTGCCGCGAGGGCAATAAACAGGCCTTTTATGACGTGTATCACCGGTACGTGAAGGCTATGCTGAATAGTAGCATGCGGGTGTTGAATAACCTGGCAGATGCAGAAGATACGGTACAGGAAGCTTTTATAGATGCTTTTAACAGCCTGGATAAGTTCACTTATAAAAGCTCGTTTGAGGCATGGCTACGCAGGATTGTTATTAATAAATCTATTAGCCTGCTGCGCAAAAAGAAGATTCAATGGGTGGACACGGAGATAGGCAATATCAATGCCGGTGATGATGCAGAGCTCGATGAAGATGATTTTTCAGCAGATATTGACAGAATCAGAAGAGCTATTGCAAAGCTCCCCGAAAATTACCGCGTGATCTTTAACTTATTTGTTATTGACGGCCTGAAACAGGAAGAAATTGCCGCGCTTCTCAATATATCTCATAATAATGTAAGAACGAT